The following are encoded in a window of Ricinus communis isolate WT05 ecotype wild-type chromosome 4, ASM1957865v1, whole genome shotgun sequence genomic DNA:
- the LOC8258258 gene encoding pre-mRNA cleavage factor Im 25 kDa subunit 2: MVNSSVVNTYPLSSYTFGTKEPKMEKDTSVADRLARMKVNYMKEGMRTSVEAILLVQEHNHPHILLLQIGNTFCKLPGGRLKPGENEIEGLKRKLTSKLGANSPALVPDWQIGECVAIWWRPNFETIMYPYCPPHITKPKECKKLFLVHLSEREYFAVPKNLKLLAVPLFELYDNVQRYGPVISTIPQQLSRFQFNMITT, from the exons ATGGTAAACTCATCGGTAGTTAATACGTATCCTTTATCGAGCTACACATTTGGCACCAAAGAGCCCAAAATGGAGAAAGATACCTCCGTCGCCGATCGTCTCGCTCGCATGAAAGTCAA CTATATGAAGGAGGGGATGAGGACAAGCGTGGAAGCTATTTTGCTG GTACAGGAGCATAATCATCCCCATATACTTCTCCTGCAAATAGGGAACACATTCTGCAAACTGCCTGGTGGGCGCCTAAAGCCAGGGGAGAATG AAATTGAaggattgaaaagaaaactgaCCAGCAAGCTTGGTGCTAATTCACCTGCTTTGGTGCCAGACTGGCAG ATTGGTGAGTGTGTGGCCATCTGGTGGAGGCCAAACTTTGAAACCATCATGTATCCATATTGTCCTCCCCACATTACAAAGCCAAAG GAGTGCAAGAAGCTTTTCCTTGTTCACTTGTCTGAAAGAGAGTATTTTGCAGTACCCAAAAATTTGAAGCTTCTTGCTGTCCCATTGTTTGAACTCTATGATAATGTGCAG AGATATGGGCCAGTTATATCAACTATTCCTCAACAGCTTTCCAGATTCCAGTTCAACATGATTACTACATGA
- the LOC8258259 gene encoding DNA mismatch repair protein MSH3 isoform X1 translates to MGKQKQQVISRFFAPKPKTTSPSTPPSPSASPPPTTPTPSSPKITATVSFSPAKRKLLSTHLTSTPKKPKLSDNDIPTPSSSLHQKFLNKFLEPSSPEIPQPPSSYPRKYTPLEKQVLDLKTKYPDVLLMIEVGYKYRFFGEDAEIAGRVLGIYAHKDHNFMTASIPTFRLNVHVRRLVSAGYKVGVVKQTETAAIKAHGDNKAGPFCRGLSALYTKATLEAAEDVGGREEGCCGESNYLCCVVDKSIENGVDSGFDTRIGFVAVEISTGDVVYGEFNDGFLRSGLEAVVLSLMPAELLLGDPLSKQTEKLLLAYAGPSSNVRVERASGHHFNDGGALAEVILLYENMGEHKAEDDENQMMERTHQDISYLAIEGILNMPDLAVQALALTISHLKQFGFEQILRLGASFRPLTSNVEMNLSANTLQQLEVLRNNSNGSDSGSLFNIMNHTLTISGSRLLRHWVTHPLCDRNMISARLDAVSEIAESMGSYKALQNTGDFDEEDSDVAIIQPDFYHLLSTVLEMLGRSPDIQRGITRIFHRTATASEFIAVIQAILIAGKQLRRLQIEEEQNNKRVQAKTVRSVLLKKLILTVSSSSVVGHAAKLLSTLNKEAAEHGDLTNLIVISNGQFPEVASSNKAVHLAKEKLDSLINLYRKQLKMRSLEFMSVSGTTHLIELPADVKVPLNWVKINSTKKMIRYHPPEVLTALDQLALANEELMVVCRAAWDSFLRSFAKHYAEFQAVIQALAALDCLHSLAILSKNKNYVRPVFVDDNEPVQIHISSGRHPVLETILLDNFVPNDTCLHVDGEHCQVVTGPNMGGKSCYIRQVALIVMMAQVGSFVPASSAKLHVLDGIYTRMGASDSIQQGRSTFLEELSETSHILRKCTGYSLVIIDELGRGTSTHDGEAIAYATLCHLLEQKRCMVLFVTHYPKIANIRTGFLNSVGAYHVSYLMAEKNNDATDSKFDNEDVTYLYKLVPGVSERSFGFKVAQLAQLPTSCIERATVMAARLEEAISCRIRNRLDKSQLLKALQIDQLQEIQEKIPESPGNFHDKRIENYEELNNTYEKFFLNFKSALLGDDAKSFQYLENARSIARALIKSYRILNVTFSELETWITFNVSWGK, encoded by the exons ATGGGCAAGCAAAAGCAACAAGTTATTTCCCGCTTCTTTGCTCCGAAACCTAAAACCACCAGTCCATCAACTccaccatcaccatcagcaTCGCCACCACCAACAACACCGACCCCTTCATCACCCAAAATTACAGCTACCGTCTCCTTCTCTCCCGCCAAACGGAAACTTCTCTCTACCCACCTTACCTCCACCCCAAAAAAACCCAAACTTTCTGACAATGACATTCCTACCCCGTCCTCTTCTCTCCACCAAAAGTTTCTCAACAAATTTCTAGAACCTTCATCCCCTGAAATCCCACAACCACCCTCTTCATATCCCAGAAAGTACACCCCGTTAGAAAAGCAAGTGCTGGACCTGAAAACTAAGTACCCCGATGTTCTTCTGATGATAGAAGTTGGTTACAAGTACAGGTTTTTCGGGGAGGACGCCGAAATTGCGGGTAGAGTGTTAGGAATTTATGCTCATAAAGATCACAATTTCATGACAGCTAGTATACCAACTTTTCGATTAAATGTCCATGTGAGAAGACTGGTTAGTGCTGGGTATAAAGTTGGGGTTGTTAAGCAGACTGAGACTGCTGCAATTAAAGCACACGGGGATAATAAAGCGGGCCCTTTTTGTAGAGGGTTATCGGCATTGTATACAAAGGCCACATTGGAGGCTGCAGAGGATGTTGGTGGTAGAGAAGAGGGGTGTTGTGGTGAGAGCAATTATTTGTGTTGTGTTGTTGATAAGAGCATTGAGAATGGTGTTGACAGTGGGTTTGATACGAGGATTGGGTTTGTAGCTGTTGAGATTTCAACTGGTGATGTTGTTTATGGTGAGTTTAATGATGGGTTTTTGAGAAGTGGACTTGAGGCTGTTGTTTTGAGTTTGATGCCAGCTGAGTTGCTCCTTGGGGACCCACTTTCCAAACAAACAGAGAAG TTACTGCTGGCATATGCTGGACCTTCCTCAAATGTCCGGGTGGAGCGTGCCTCAGGACATCATTTCAATGATGGTGGTGCACTTGCTGaagtgattttattatatgagaatATGGGTGAACATAAGGCAGAAGATGATGAAAACCAAATGATGGAGAGGACACATCAGGACATTAGTTACTTAGCTATTGAG GGTATCCTGAACATGCCAGATTTAGCTGTTCAAGCGTTGGCTTTAACCATTTCTCATCTAAAACAATTTGGATTTGAACAAATTTTGCGTCTCGGAGCTTCATTTCGGCCATTAACAAGCAATGTGGAGATGAACCTTTCAGCGAACACGCTTCAACAATTAGAG GTTTTGAGGAATAACTCGAATGGATCTGACTCTGGCTCCTTGTTCAATATCATGAATCATACTCTTACCATTTCTGGCTCCAGGCTACTAAGACACTGG GTGACTCACCCTTTATGTGATAGAAACATGATATCTGCTCGTCTTGATGCTGTTTCTGAGATTGCAGAATCCATGGGATCATATAAAGCTTTGCAAAACACTGGTGACTTTGATGAAGAGGATTCTGATGTTGCAATTATACAGCCAGACTTCTATCATTTGCTATCTACTGTTTTGGAAATGCTGGGACGATCACCTGATATTCAACGTGGAATAACAAGAATTTTCCATCGGACTGCCACTGCGTCTGAG TTCATTGCAGTTATTCAAGCTATACTAATTGCTGGAAAACAACTCCGGCGACTTCAAATTGAAGAAGAGCAGAACAATAAGAGAGTCCAAGCAAAGACTGTGCGTTCAgttcttttaaaaaagttgaTTTTGACTGTGTCATCGTCTAGTGTAGTTGGTCATGCTGCAAAACTTTTGTCTACCCTCAATAAAGAAGCAGCTGAACATGGGGATTTAACTAACTTAATTGTCATTTCAAATGGTCAATTTCCAGAG GTAGCAAGCTCCAACAAAGCAGTTCATTTAGCAAAGGAAAAATTGgattctttaattaatttgtaccGGAAGCAGCTTAAGATGCGCAGTTTGGAATTCATGAGTGTGTCTGGAACCACTCATTTGATAGAG TTGCCTGCAGATGTCAAAGTACCATTGAACTGGGTGAAGATTAACAGTACTAAGAAGATGATCCGCTATCACCCACCTGAAGTATTGACTGCCTTAGACCAGTTAGCATTGGCTAATGAGGAGCTCATGGTTGTCTGTCGAGCTGCATGGGATAGCTTTCTAAGGAGTTTTGCCAAACATTATGCTGAATTTCAAGCTGTTATTCAAGCACTGGCTGCTTTGGATTGTTTGCATTCACTTGCcattctttcaaaaaataag AATTATGTTCGTCCAGTGTTTGTGGATGACAATGAACCTGTTCAGATACATATCTCCTCTGGTCGTCATCCA GTTCTAGAGACCATTCTACTAGACAATTTTGTCCCAAATGATACATGCTTGCATGTAGATGGAGAGCATTGCCAGGTTGTTACTGGACCCAACATGGGGGGCAAGAGTTGCTATATTCGTCAAGTTGCTCTGATTGTTATGATGGCTCAG GTTGGTTCCTTTGTACCAGCATCATCAGCAAAACTGCATGTATTAGATGGTATCTACACTCGAATGGGAGCCTCTGACAGTATTCAGCAAGGGAGAAGTACATTCTTAGAAGAGCTTAGTGAAACTTCTCATATACTCCGCAAATGCACAGGATATTCCCTGGTTATCATCGACGAGCTAGGCAGGGGCACAAGCACACATGATGGTGAAGCTATTGCTTATGCTACATTATGCCATCTTCTAGAGCAGAAAAGATGCATGGTTCTTTTTGTAACGCACTACCCCAAAATTGCTAATATCAGAACTGGATTCCTGAACTCTGTGGGAGCATACCATGTCTCATATTTGATGGCAGAGAAAAATAATGACGCAACAGACTCAAAATTTGATAATGAAGATGTCACTTACCTTTATAAGCTGGTGCCAGGTGTATCAGAGAGGAGTTTCGGATTTAAGGTTGCGCAGCTAGCACAG TTACCTACATCATGTATAGAACGGGCCACTGTCATGGCTGCAAGGTTGGAAGAGGCAATAAGCTGCCGAATACGAAACAGATTGGATAAAAGTCAGTTGCTAAAAGCACTGCAAATTGACCAACTGCAAGAAATACAGGAGAAAATTCCAGAATCTCCTGGTAACTTCCATGATAAGAGGATTGAGAATTATGAGGAACTAAATAATACTTATGAGAAATTCTTTTTGAACTTTAAGTCTGCATTACTTGGAGACGATGCTAAAAGCTTCCAGTACTTGGAGAATGCTAGAAGCATAGCAAGGGCATTAATAAAAAG TTACAGGATTCTCAATGTCACCTTCTCAGAGCTGGAGACCTGGATCACGTTCAACGTAAGTTGGGGGAAATAA
- the LOC8258259 gene encoding DNA mismatch repair protein MSH3 isoform X2, whose amino-acid sequence MGKQKQQVISRFFAPKPKTTSPSTPPSPSASPPPTTPTPSSPKITATVSFSPAKRKLLSTHLTSTPKKPKLSDNDIPTPSSSLHQKFLNKFLEPSSPEIPQPPSSYPRKYTPLEKQVLDLKTKYPDVLLMIEVGYKYRFFGEDAEIAGRVLGIYAHKDHNFMTASIPTFRLNVHVRRLVSAGYKVGVVKQTETAAIKAHGDNKAGPFCRGLSALYTKATLEAAEDVGGREEGCCGESNYLCCVVDKSIENGVDSGFDTRIGFVAVEISTGDVVYGEFNDGFLRSGLEAVVLSLMPAELLLGDPLSKQTEKLLLAYAGPSSNVRVERASGHHFNDGGALAEVILLYENMGEHKAEDDENQMMERTHQDISYLAIEGILNMPDLAVQALALTISHLKQFGFEQILRLGASFRPLTSNVEMNLSANTLQQLEVLRNNSNGSDSGSLFNIMNHTLTISGSRLLRHWVTHPLCDRNMISARLDAVSEIAESMGSYKALQNTGDFDEEDSDVAIIQPDFYHLLSTVLEMLGRSPDIQRGITRIFHRTATASEFIAVIQAILIAGKQLRRLQIEEEQNNKRVQAKTVRSVLLKKLILTVSSSSVVGHAAKLLSTLNKEAAEHGDLTNLIVISNGQFPEVASSNKAVHLAKEKLDSLINLYRKQLKMRSLEFMSVSGTTHLIELPADVKVPLNWVKINSTKKMIRYHPPEVLTALDQLALANEELMVVCRAAWDSFLRSFAKHYAEFQAVIQALAALDCLHSLAILSKNKNYVRPVFVDDNEPVQIHISSGRHPVLETILLDNFVPNDTCLHVDGEHCQVVTGPNMGGKSCYIRQVALIVMMAQVGSFVPASSAKLHVLDGIYTRMGASDSIQQGRSTFLEELSETSHILRKCTGYSLVIIDELGRGTSTHDGEAIAYATLCHLLEQKRCMVLFVTHYPKIANIRTGFLNSVGAYHVSYLMAEKNNDATDSKFDNEDVTYLYKLVPGVSERSFGFKVAQLAQLPTSCIERATVMAARLEEAISCRIRNRLDKSQLLKALQIDQLQEIQEKIPESPGNFHDKRIENYEELNNTYEKFFLNFKSALLGDDAKSFQYLENARSIARALIKRAGDLDHVQRKLGEISPLVQSRVI is encoded by the exons ATGGGCAAGCAAAAGCAACAAGTTATTTCCCGCTTCTTTGCTCCGAAACCTAAAACCACCAGTCCATCAACTccaccatcaccatcagcaTCGCCACCACCAACAACACCGACCCCTTCATCACCCAAAATTACAGCTACCGTCTCCTTCTCTCCCGCCAAACGGAAACTTCTCTCTACCCACCTTACCTCCACCCCAAAAAAACCCAAACTTTCTGACAATGACATTCCTACCCCGTCCTCTTCTCTCCACCAAAAGTTTCTCAACAAATTTCTAGAACCTTCATCCCCTGAAATCCCACAACCACCCTCTTCATATCCCAGAAAGTACACCCCGTTAGAAAAGCAAGTGCTGGACCTGAAAACTAAGTACCCCGATGTTCTTCTGATGATAGAAGTTGGTTACAAGTACAGGTTTTTCGGGGAGGACGCCGAAATTGCGGGTAGAGTGTTAGGAATTTATGCTCATAAAGATCACAATTTCATGACAGCTAGTATACCAACTTTTCGATTAAATGTCCATGTGAGAAGACTGGTTAGTGCTGGGTATAAAGTTGGGGTTGTTAAGCAGACTGAGACTGCTGCAATTAAAGCACACGGGGATAATAAAGCGGGCCCTTTTTGTAGAGGGTTATCGGCATTGTATACAAAGGCCACATTGGAGGCTGCAGAGGATGTTGGTGGTAGAGAAGAGGGGTGTTGTGGTGAGAGCAATTATTTGTGTTGTGTTGTTGATAAGAGCATTGAGAATGGTGTTGACAGTGGGTTTGATACGAGGATTGGGTTTGTAGCTGTTGAGATTTCAACTGGTGATGTTGTTTATGGTGAGTTTAATGATGGGTTTTTGAGAAGTGGACTTGAGGCTGTTGTTTTGAGTTTGATGCCAGCTGAGTTGCTCCTTGGGGACCCACTTTCCAAACAAACAGAGAAG TTACTGCTGGCATATGCTGGACCTTCCTCAAATGTCCGGGTGGAGCGTGCCTCAGGACATCATTTCAATGATGGTGGTGCACTTGCTGaagtgattttattatatgagaatATGGGTGAACATAAGGCAGAAGATGATGAAAACCAAATGATGGAGAGGACACATCAGGACATTAGTTACTTAGCTATTGAG GGTATCCTGAACATGCCAGATTTAGCTGTTCAAGCGTTGGCTTTAACCATTTCTCATCTAAAACAATTTGGATTTGAACAAATTTTGCGTCTCGGAGCTTCATTTCGGCCATTAACAAGCAATGTGGAGATGAACCTTTCAGCGAACACGCTTCAACAATTAGAG GTTTTGAGGAATAACTCGAATGGATCTGACTCTGGCTCCTTGTTCAATATCATGAATCATACTCTTACCATTTCTGGCTCCAGGCTACTAAGACACTGG GTGACTCACCCTTTATGTGATAGAAACATGATATCTGCTCGTCTTGATGCTGTTTCTGAGATTGCAGAATCCATGGGATCATATAAAGCTTTGCAAAACACTGGTGACTTTGATGAAGAGGATTCTGATGTTGCAATTATACAGCCAGACTTCTATCATTTGCTATCTACTGTTTTGGAAATGCTGGGACGATCACCTGATATTCAACGTGGAATAACAAGAATTTTCCATCGGACTGCCACTGCGTCTGAG TTCATTGCAGTTATTCAAGCTATACTAATTGCTGGAAAACAACTCCGGCGACTTCAAATTGAAGAAGAGCAGAACAATAAGAGAGTCCAAGCAAAGACTGTGCGTTCAgttcttttaaaaaagttgaTTTTGACTGTGTCATCGTCTAGTGTAGTTGGTCATGCTGCAAAACTTTTGTCTACCCTCAATAAAGAAGCAGCTGAACATGGGGATTTAACTAACTTAATTGTCATTTCAAATGGTCAATTTCCAGAG GTAGCAAGCTCCAACAAAGCAGTTCATTTAGCAAAGGAAAAATTGgattctttaattaatttgtaccGGAAGCAGCTTAAGATGCGCAGTTTGGAATTCATGAGTGTGTCTGGAACCACTCATTTGATAGAG TTGCCTGCAGATGTCAAAGTACCATTGAACTGGGTGAAGATTAACAGTACTAAGAAGATGATCCGCTATCACCCACCTGAAGTATTGACTGCCTTAGACCAGTTAGCATTGGCTAATGAGGAGCTCATGGTTGTCTGTCGAGCTGCATGGGATAGCTTTCTAAGGAGTTTTGCCAAACATTATGCTGAATTTCAAGCTGTTATTCAAGCACTGGCTGCTTTGGATTGTTTGCATTCACTTGCcattctttcaaaaaataag AATTATGTTCGTCCAGTGTTTGTGGATGACAATGAACCTGTTCAGATACATATCTCCTCTGGTCGTCATCCA GTTCTAGAGACCATTCTACTAGACAATTTTGTCCCAAATGATACATGCTTGCATGTAGATGGAGAGCATTGCCAGGTTGTTACTGGACCCAACATGGGGGGCAAGAGTTGCTATATTCGTCAAGTTGCTCTGATTGTTATGATGGCTCAG GTTGGTTCCTTTGTACCAGCATCATCAGCAAAACTGCATGTATTAGATGGTATCTACACTCGAATGGGAGCCTCTGACAGTATTCAGCAAGGGAGAAGTACATTCTTAGAAGAGCTTAGTGAAACTTCTCATATACTCCGCAAATGCACAGGATATTCCCTGGTTATCATCGACGAGCTAGGCAGGGGCACAAGCACACATGATGGTGAAGCTATTGCTTATGCTACATTATGCCATCTTCTAGAGCAGAAAAGATGCATGGTTCTTTTTGTAACGCACTACCCCAAAATTGCTAATATCAGAACTGGATTCCTGAACTCTGTGGGAGCATACCATGTCTCATATTTGATGGCAGAGAAAAATAATGACGCAACAGACTCAAAATTTGATAATGAAGATGTCACTTACCTTTATAAGCTGGTGCCAGGTGTATCAGAGAGGAGTTTCGGATTTAAGGTTGCGCAGCTAGCACAG TTACCTACATCATGTATAGAACGGGCCACTGTCATGGCTGCAAGGTTGGAAGAGGCAATAAGCTGCCGAATACGAAACAGATTGGATAAAAGTCAGTTGCTAAAAGCACTGCAAATTGACCAACTGCAAGAAATACAGGAGAAAATTCCAGAATCTCCTGGTAACTTCCATGATAAGAGGATTGAGAATTATGAGGAACTAAATAATACTTATGAGAAATTCTTTTTGAACTTTAAGTCTGCATTACTTGGAGACGATGCTAAAAGCTTCCAGTACTTGGAGAATGCTAGAAGCATAGCAAGGGCATTAATAAAAAG AGCTGGAGACCTGGATCACGTTCAACGTAAGTTGGGGGAAATAAGCCCATTGGTGCAAAGCAGAGTTATCTGA
- the LOC8258259 gene encoding DNA mismatch repair protein MSH3 isoform X3 — MGKQKQQVISRFFAPKPKTTSPSTPPSPSASPPPTTPTPSSPKITATVSFSPAKRKLLSTHLTSTPKKPKLSDNDIPTPSSSLHQKFLNKFLEPSSPEIPQPPSSYPRKYTPLEKQVLDLKTKYPDVLLMIEVGYKYRFFGEDAEIAGRVLGIYAHKDHNFMTASIPTFRLNVHVRRLVSAGYKVGVVKQTETAAIKAHGDNKAGPFCRGLSALYTKATLEAAEDVGGREEGCCGESNYLCCVVDKSIENGVDSGFDTRIGFVAVEISTGDVVYGEFNDGFLRSGLEAVVLSLMPAELLLGDPLSKQTEKLLLAYAGPSSNVRVERASGHHFNDGGALAEVILLYENMGEHKAEDDENQMMERTHQDISYLAIEGILNMPDLAVQALALTISHLKQFGFEQILRLGASFRPLTSNVEMNLSANTLQQLEVLRNNSNGSDSGSLFNIMNHTLTISGSRLLRHWVTHPLCDRNMISARLDAVSEIAESMGSYKALQNTGDFDEEDSDVAIIQPDFYHLLSTVLEMLGRSPDIQRGITRIFHRTATASEFIAVIQAILIAGKQLRRLQIEEEQNNKRVQAKTVRSVLLKKLILTVSSSSVVGHAAKLLSTLNKEAAEHGDLTNLIVISNGQFPEVASSNKAVHLAKEKLDSLINLYRKQLKMRSLEFMSVSGTTHLIELPADVKVPLNWVKINSTKKMIRYHPPEVLTALDQLALANEELMVVCRAAWDSFLRSFAKHYAEFQAVIQALAALDCLHSLAILSKNKNYVRPVFVDDNEPVQIHISSGRHPVGSFVPASSAKLHVLDGIYTRMGASDSIQQGRSTFLEELSETSHILRKCTGYSLVIIDELGRGTSTHDGEAIAYATLCHLLEQKRCMVLFVTHYPKIANIRTGFLNSVGAYHVSYLMAEKNNDATDSKFDNEDVTYLYKLVPGVSERSFGFKVAQLAQLPTSCIERATVMAARLEEAISCRIRNRLDKSQLLKALQIDQLQEIQEKIPESPGNFHDKRIENYEELNNTYEKFFLNFKSALLGDDAKSFQYLENARSIARALIKSYRILNVTFSELETWITFNVSWGK; from the exons ATGGGCAAGCAAAAGCAACAAGTTATTTCCCGCTTCTTTGCTCCGAAACCTAAAACCACCAGTCCATCAACTccaccatcaccatcagcaTCGCCACCACCAACAACACCGACCCCTTCATCACCCAAAATTACAGCTACCGTCTCCTTCTCTCCCGCCAAACGGAAACTTCTCTCTACCCACCTTACCTCCACCCCAAAAAAACCCAAACTTTCTGACAATGACATTCCTACCCCGTCCTCTTCTCTCCACCAAAAGTTTCTCAACAAATTTCTAGAACCTTCATCCCCTGAAATCCCACAACCACCCTCTTCATATCCCAGAAAGTACACCCCGTTAGAAAAGCAAGTGCTGGACCTGAAAACTAAGTACCCCGATGTTCTTCTGATGATAGAAGTTGGTTACAAGTACAGGTTTTTCGGGGAGGACGCCGAAATTGCGGGTAGAGTGTTAGGAATTTATGCTCATAAAGATCACAATTTCATGACAGCTAGTATACCAACTTTTCGATTAAATGTCCATGTGAGAAGACTGGTTAGTGCTGGGTATAAAGTTGGGGTTGTTAAGCAGACTGAGACTGCTGCAATTAAAGCACACGGGGATAATAAAGCGGGCCCTTTTTGTAGAGGGTTATCGGCATTGTATACAAAGGCCACATTGGAGGCTGCAGAGGATGTTGGTGGTAGAGAAGAGGGGTGTTGTGGTGAGAGCAATTATTTGTGTTGTGTTGTTGATAAGAGCATTGAGAATGGTGTTGACAGTGGGTTTGATACGAGGATTGGGTTTGTAGCTGTTGAGATTTCAACTGGTGATGTTGTTTATGGTGAGTTTAATGATGGGTTTTTGAGAAGTGGACTTGAGGCTGTTGTTTTGAGTTTGATGCCAGCTGAGTTGCTCCTTGGGGACCCACTTTCCAAACAAACAGAGAAG TTACTGCTGGCATATGCTGGACCTTCCTCAAATGTCCGGGTGGAGCGTGCCTCAGGACATCATTTCAATGATGGTGGTGCACTTGCTGaagtgattttattatatgagaatATGGGTGAACATAAGGCAGAAGATGATGAAAACCAAATGATGGAGAGGACACATCAGGACATTAGTTACTTAGCTATTGAG GGTATCCTGAACATGCCAGATTTAGCTGTTCAAGCGTTGGCTTTAACCATTTCTCATCTAAAACAATTTGGATTTGAACAAATTTTGCGTCTCGGAGCTTCATTTCGGCCATTAACAAGCAATGTGGAGATGAACCTTTCAGCGAACACGCTTCAACAATTAGAG GTTTTGAGGAATAACTCGAATGGATCTGACTCTGGCTCCTTGTTCAATATCATGAATCATACTCTTACCATTTCTGGCTCCAGGCTACTAAGACACTGG GTGACTCACCCTTTATGTGATAGAAACATGATATCTGCTCGTCTTGATGCTGTTTCTGAGATTGCAGAATCCATGGGATCATATAAAGCTTTGCAAAACACTGGTGACTTTGATGAAGAGGATTCTGATGTTGCAATTATACAGCCAGACTTCTATCATTTGCTATCTACTGTTTTGGAAATGCTGGGACGATCACCTGATATTCAACGTGGAATAACAAGAATTTTCCATCGGACTGCCACTGCGTCTGAG TTCATTGCAGTTATTCAAGCTATACTAATTGCTGGAAAACAACTCCGGCGACTTCAAATTGAAGAAGAGCAGAACAATAAGAGAGTCCAAGCAAAGACTGTGCGTTCAgttcttttaaaaaagttgaTTTTGACTGTGTCATCGTCTAGTGTAGTTGGTCATGCTGCAAAACTTTTGTCTACCCTCAATAAAGAAGCAGCTGAACATGGGGATTTAACTAACTTAATTGTCATTTCAAATGGTCAATTTCCAGAG GTAGCAAGCTCCAACAAAGCAGTTCATTTAGCAAAGGAAAAATTGgattctttaattaatttgtaccGGAAGCAGCTTAAGATGCGCAGTTTGGAATTCATGAGTGTGTCTGGAACCACTCATTTGATAGAG TTGCCTGCAGATGTCAAAGTACCATTGAACTGGGTGAAGATTAACAGTACTAAGAAGATGATCCGCTATCACCCACCTGAAGTATTGACTGCCTTAGACCAGTTAGCATTGGCTAATGAGGAGCTCATGGTTGTCTGTCGAGCTGCATGGGATAGCTTTCTAAGGAGTTTTGCCAAACATTATGCTGAATTTCAAGCTGTTATTCAAGCACTGGCTGCTTTGGATTGTTTGCATTCACTTGCcattctttcaaaaaataag AATTATGTTCGTCCAGTGTTTGTGGATGACAATGAACCTGTTCAGATACATATCTCCTCTGGTCGTCATCCA GTTGGTTCCTTTGTACCAGCATCATCAGCAAAACTGCATGTATTAGATGGTATCTACACTCGAATGGGAGCCTCTGACAGTATTCAGCAAGGGAGAAGTACATTCTTAGAAGAGCTTAGTGAAACTTCTCATATACTCCGCAAATGCACAGGATATTCCCTGGTTATCATCGACGAGCTAGGCAGGGGCACAAGCACACATGATGGTGAAGCTATTGCTTATGCTACATTATGCCATCTTCTAGAGCAGAAAAGATGCATGGTTCTTTTTGTAACGCACTACCCCAAAATTGCTAATATCAGAACTGGATTCCTGAACTCTGTGGGAGCATACCATGTCTCATATTTGATGGCAGAGAAAAATAATGACGCAACAGACTCAAAATTTGATAATGAAGATGTCACTTACCTTTATAAGCTGGTGCCAGGTGTATCAGAGAGGAGTTTCGGATTTAAGGTTGCGCAGCTAGCACAG TTACCTACATCATGTATAGAACGGGCCACTGTCATGGCTGCAAGGTTGGAAGAGGCAATAAGCTGCCGAATACGAAACAGATTGGATAAAAGTCAGTTGCTAAAAGCACTGCAAATTGACCAACTGCAAGAAATACAGGAGAAAATTCCAGAATCTCCTGGTAACTTCCATGATAAGAGGATTGAGAATTATGAGGAACTAAATAATACTTATGAGAAATTCTTTTTGAACTTTAAGTCTGCATTACTTGGAGACGATGCTAAAAGCTTCCAGTACTTGGAGAATGCTAGAAGCATAGCAAGGGCATTAATAAAAAG TTACAGGATTCTCAATGTCACCTTCTCAGAGCTGGAGACCTGGATCACGTTCAACGTAAGTTGGGGGAAATAA